From a single Streptomyces liliifuscus genomic region:
- a CDS encoding S8 family peptidase, translating into MAVTRERRLRWAGGLTAVMTAAVLSAITLPAHAAPEGQISGAGGAGSVSGSYIVTLKGGTKAPSKAGKALATKYGAKISHTYSTALNGYAVKVDERQARRLAADSRVASVSRDATVAVEHRQSDPPWGLDRIDQQELPLDSSYTWPESAGRGVTAYVIDTGVRITHKDLGGRASHGWDFVDNDATAQDGQGHGTHVAGTIAGTRYGVAKQAKVVAVRVLDDNGAGTLSQVIAGIDWVTKNAVKPAVANLSLGGLADPQLDAAVRNSIASGVTYTVAAGNDGLPASLYSPARVKEAITVGASDKKDARADFSNWGARLDLFAPGVDVTSASNANDTGRATFSGTSMASPHAAGAAALYLADHAWATPADVSKALVGRAASGKMSNTGLGSPNKLLQVDNP; encoded by the coding sequence ATGGCAGTGACGCGCGAGCGGCGGCTGCGCTGGGCGGGAGGCCTGACAGCGGTCATGACAGCCGCGGTTCTTTCGGCCATCACCCTGCCCGCACACGCCGCCCCCGAGGGGCAGATATCCGGCGCGGGCGGAGCGGGTTCCGTCAGCGGCAGCTACATAGTGACGCTCAAGGGGGGAACGAAGGCTCCGTCGAAGGCGGGCAAGGCCCTCGCCACCAAGTACGGAGCGAAAATAAGCCACACGTACAGCACGGCACTCAACGGCTATGCGGTGAAGGTCGACGAGAGGCAGGCCAGGCGCCTGGCCGCCGACTCCCGCGTGGCCTCGGTCTCGCGGGACGCCACCGTGGCCGTCGAGCACCGGCAGTCCGACCCGCCGTGGGGCCTGGACCGCATCGACCAGCAGGAGCTGCCGCTGGACAGCAGCTACACCTGGCCGGAGTCCGCGGGCCGGGGCGTGACGGCGTACGTCATCGACACCGGCGTACGCATCACCCACAAGGACCTCGGCGGCCGGGCCAGCCACGGCTGGGACTTCGTCGACAACGACGCCACCGCCCAGGACGGCCAGGGCCACGGCACGCATGTGGCGGGCACGATCGCGGGCACGAGGTACGGCGTCGCCAAACAGGCGAAGGTCGTCGCCGTCCGCGTCCTCGACGACAACGGCGCCGGCACGCTTTCGCAGGTCATCGCGGGCATCGACTGGGTGACGAAGAACGCCGTGAAGCCGGCGGTCGCCAATCTGAGCCTCGGCGGACTCGCGGACCCGCAACTGGACGCCGCGGTCCGCAACTCCATCGCGTCCGGCGTCACCTACACGGTCGCGGCGGGCAACGACGGTCTCCCGGCGAGCCTCTACTCACCGGCCCGTGTCAAGGAGGCGATCACGGTCGGCGCGAGCGACAAGAAGGACGCGAGGGCGGACTTCTCCAACTGGGGCGCGCGACTCGATCTGTTCGCCCCCGGCGTGGACGTCACCTCCGCCTCCAACGCGAACGACACGGGCAGGGCGACCTTCTCCGGTACGTCGATGGCGTCGCCCCACGCGGCAGGTGCGGCCGCGCTCTATCTCGCCGACCACGCCTGGGCGACACCCGCCGATGTCAGCAAGGCTCTTGTCGGGCGGGCCGCCTCCGGGAAGATGTCCAACACCGGGCTCGGCTCACCGAACAAGCTCCTGCAGGTCGACAACCCCTAA